A stretch of DNA from Coccidioides posadasii str. Silveira chromosome 1, complete sequence:
GGATCGATCGTGGAGGTTGCTGGAAAACAAGGGACAGATGGAGATGGATCGATGGGTCCCCGCTGGCGGAGTGCTTGGCGCGGTGGCGTGTGTGGTTGCCGCGCGGAGAGGAAAAGTGCCAAGCCTCGGGACAGGGACTGCGGCGCTCGGGGGACTGGGTTTAGGGGTGGCGGGTGGGGCGGCGGGATATGCGGGATGGAGATATGGGGTCCATGGGGGCAGGTTTGATTGAAATGGATAGCAGAGATACGGACGGAGATACTAGCGTCCGCTCTtcaacaaaaaagaaaaagtaaaaaagagagaggatTTGCATATTGTTTTGTGCATGGCGAATTATTGTTCTATCTATTTCCATTGATGGATATTGCTCTACTCTTTACGGAGTCCTTTTTACGGAGGATGTTGACATTCCCGCTTCCCTCGCCTTGGCCCTCTCAAGCCCCTCACTTCACGAGACCTTTTGACCCTCGGCTATTCTACAAGAAACGTCTATCATGACATCAGGCCGGGTCACAATCTCTAAAAAATGGAGCTCTCTTCTCATCTGCTCGTTTCATACTCCCAGCTCTCTCAGTTCTCCAACTATCTTGCCCAGCGCCCAAAACCAACAGCCATGTCGAACACCAAAACGATTCACGTCCCCCACCTTGGCGGCATTGACGCTGCATACCGTATATCCGATCCCTACGACGCCTCTAAACCTACCCTCATCTTGATAAACAGCTTCACAACATCTTCTGAACTCTATGATGCACAATTCTCCAGCCCCGCGTTGTTATCCAAGCTCAACCTCCTCGCCATCGAGCTCCTAGGGCATGGGCAAACCCGGACAGAGTGCGAGCACTGGACGTATTGGGACACTGCGATCATGAACCTGCAGGTCATGGATGCATTAGGTATTAAAAGAGCGTTCATTCTTGGTACCAGCCAAGGTGGCTGGGTAACCGTAAGAATGGCATTGCTTGCCCCAGAGAAGGTGGGGAATCCAATAGACATTAACTTGAGACATATCATATTGCCCTCACTAACAAACCATACAACCTGGATAGATCCAAGGAATCATCCCTTTGGGCACTTCTATGGACTCAGAGTCCCCCCGCAGCCGTGCTCTCGGGTGCTGGGATCCCATCCAACCCTGTGCCGACCTTATCAATTCTTGGACCAGCGACACTCCTACGCCTGATTTCTCCCTCACGCAGTCATACTGCGACTTTCTCATCGATGCGGGTTTCGGCGCCAACTGTCCCTCCGAGGTCCGAGCCTTCTGGAGCCAAACCCTTCAGTCTAAATACCGGGGGAACGATGGTCGAAAACGGATCAGGATGGCGGCGGTCAATCTCCGCGATAGAGATACTTTACACAGCCGGCTATGGGATATCCGGTGCCCTGTCCTCTGGATGCATGGGACGAGCGATGTTGTGTACTCGGTTGCTAATGCGGAAGAGGAGGTCAAAATGTTTGTAAATTCGCCAGATGCAAGGTTGATTGTTGTCGAGGGTGGCCAGCACTTTTTGAGCTTTTCAAATCCCGAGGAAGTGGAGCGGAATGTGTTAGAGTTTGTGGAGAAGTATTAGCCTCATTTTCGACTTCTCCTATCATCAAAATAGCACAGAAGGATTAATTTTGACTGTACGGTTGATCGTCCGGTCCTTAGTTGGGCGCTTTTCACTTTGTGAACCGAGAGTGGAGTGATTGCTTTGCCACCTAATGTGCGAGTTGACTCCGACATTATCTTTCCAAGTAGTTATCGCTTTCGTTACTTTGTTCCAGTCCCATAACGTACATCATCTAGCCGTGTTTTTCCGAAGGCTAGGGGAAGATTGAAATTCGGAACCGCCTCCTAAAATCCGAACTCATATAGAAGGGGATTCTTCGACCCTTCTTCTAAATGCATCATAAAACTTTTAACACCTTGGATTGCCTGTAACCTCCACCAGAGGACATGCTTAAGACATGTGAATGTCCCGCCAAGAACGCAAAGAACCGAAAAAATTCGCTTCGATGAAATAAAGGTGTCGCTCAATAGATCAAGGCAGTCTCATCAAACCGCTAATGGGGAAAAATATTGAAAAGGAATTTTTGGACGTGAGAGAGGGCAGCTTGCCTGGCAAGCGGGTGAGCCTAATGCTCTCAGGCATCGATTGGGGAATGAATACCTCCGCTGTATTTAACTTGGCCACCATAGCTAATAAACAAAAGCGGGAAAATGAACCCAATTCAATTTGGCCCGTCACATGTTGGCTTGGCGAGGGACATGGCACCCTCGATGGAACCAAGGATATGCCATGGTACCACGACAGCTTGTGTAAGGTGTGTGTATGTGTACAGGCCCGCAATGCAGAACCAGCCTTCTCAAGCAAGTGGGAAGGTTTATTCATGGCCGGTGGGTTTGTACAAAATGGTTGTCACATACTGTTCGTCGAGATCAATCAGCAAGGCTGGTTACGGCATAAACGGGTTCAGGTTGGGAAGTACACAGACCTTTCTTTTGTATCTTGTCGTCACGCTCGTGGCTAGGACACCATTTTTTATACTACTAGTCGCAAGATGGTTCAAGACAGTGTGATTCGGGTAATTCAGAACGCTGTTATCGTCTTTCATGGGCGTGGAGCTGTTCAATATCGATCGGCCGAGGAACATTGGCAGCATCGGTGGGGCAGGAAAATCATTTATGATGTTCGCGGCTTGTGTATAGCCCGGTGTGCTTTCTTCCGTATCTATATCGATGAGGACCGGTGGAATAATTGTACGGAAATCACCGAGGGgtatctcttcttcaggcTCCTTTTCGGGTTCTTCTACGGGTAAAGAGTCGGGAAGCACCTGCGGGGGATAAAGTCCTGGTGGAATCACAACTTTAGGAGGCTTATCACTTCCCCGGGAAGCTGGCATTTCATCAGGGCTTATTTCAATGTAGTTGACCAGGTGGTTGGTAAAATCAACGGCAGTGGGAAGGCTGTCGGAAGTTCTCATAACACCATCTACAATGAATTTAAGATGGTGCGTCCCTGGACGAAGTTTGAGAGTAGTCGAAAACAAGCCGTTTTCAACCTCGCTAGAGGAGACAACGGTCAGGTCCATATGCTCCGAAATGTGGCCTGCCATGGACCAAAGGGGTGGGGTTACCTCTTGTATAGTTTAAATTTCCTTGCCCAATTTACGAAGGTTCCTGTCACATATACCTTCTCCCCACCACCTCTCCACTCGATAGTCGTCGATACGGCCTTGTTTAGGCCGGTGGTAACAAATGGTTCCAGCTCATCCACAacttcatcgtcatcatcagcAGTATCACTCAAACCTGATTTGTCAGGGTAGATTCCGGCCCTATCAAAAGCGGCCGTTGCACCCAATGAGCCACTGGCTGTGATTGGTGATCCAGGGACCGACATCGCATCGCCAATCGGCAGAGGAAGCCGTGGGGGCCGTGAGAGGTGTGAAGGGGTAGCATAGTAGGTGTTTACAGACGGTCCATATCCGCCTACATATGGATACTGCTGTGATGACGCTGGAGTCGGGACTTGAACGGCTCTTGCTGGTTCAGGAGTGTCGGACGGCTTTGGGTGGATAGGAAAATCTCGAGTATCATCTTCACGTTCCTTCCGGGAGATGCGTCGTTCCAACCTATCGTAACCTCGACCTGCCGACTCGGCGATGTTGCGTGACTGTAGCCTCTGATGAACCGGCGTTTGCTGCCGTTGAGAATATTGACCGGTTGCGCTCTCTTTTGAAGCCGATGGATCGACAGCTGCTGATTTGCTCCCCGACAATGCCTGGATGGACGTTCTTCTGTTCACTTTCCTGTCGTTCCATTGCGCCGAGGGGCCTTGCGCTGGTTGACCAGGGGGTTTCGACGGGGTGTTTCCCATCTTCACATCGCCCAACCAAGAGGATGAAGCCGACGGATTGCGCGCGCgcgcgagagagagagagatagagagagacTAAATTTCTTAGCACAACGGCCTAACGAAGTTTCTCTCTGTCTTTCTCCTGTGCTTCGACGACGTTGCTACACGGATGGCATGCAGCTCGATAGAGAGCGGTTCCTGGCATGATGTCGTATGGTTCCTCTCGCAAGCAGCAACTACCTGTCCAAAGCGGGGCAGTTAGGGTTTAGGGTTTGACGTCAGTGCCCGTGAGGCTTGGCAGCGGGGCGACAAGGCTTGGCGGGATCACGTGGATCCGAGGCCCAAAAACGCCAACCGGCAACGATCGCCCATCATCGACGGCTGGACCTTGGCGGTGCCAGCCGCCCAGGGGGGAACTCATGAGAGTGCGAGGGACCGGAGTCGTGTTGGCAGAACGCGGTTCGTCAGCGCTAGCGAAAGGACGCACCTGACAGTTGGCCGATTGTGGGGCGTTTTGCAGGAGATGGTGTTTGCGGTGGCCGAACATTGAATCGGCCCTGAGCGTCGGGCCTCCGTTTCAGCGTCGAGACCTCTTTTCTCAGGGGTTGCGCTTCCGGGGTTATATTCCCTTTTTTGGAGCGCCGCAGGAGGAGCGATTCACTTCTCAGTCTGTGGCATGCATGTCCAGGCAATTTCCAGCATCTTTTCCACATGCCATTTCAGCCTGTTCTCGAGGTTTGTCGGATCTTCAGGAACAGTAGATCGTGCCCCAAGTGTGCCAATGACCTGCTCGCGTTTTACTCGGAAAATTTCGCCGACGGATGTCCAGGCACCCTGGTCTACTCTGGTGTTTGGCCGCAGAGAAACTcctgttgctgttgctggcATGTCCTGGCCACCTCCCTGCCCTGCTCCACTACGCTGGAGGACAACTCGCACCAATCCATCCGCGCCGTCTTTTCTGTCTGCACATCTTTGTGCAACCGGCAGTGCCCCGTAGTACAGAGCATATCTCGGACGGGAGCAGACCTTTCAGGACGCTGGAATAGTCCTGATACTATCAGTGTCTTATTGGGAATTCCGTTCCCCGACAATCCaccagtacggagtagaaaaAAAATCTTACCAGATCCTCAGCACGTAATGCTGAACGGCATTAAAATTATTGGAGGCCTGATGCCGGGTGTTAGCGGAGATGCTGGGAAAAGGGGCCGTTAGACAAGGCTAGAACTCGATAGTTTTTACGACGATCTGTGACTTGCATCTGTAATCTATAAATAAAACCGTTCTCCCCAGACGCTGCCGGCAGCGTTTGATGATTCGCAATGTTATTCTTCTTCAATTCTTTTCACTTCTCCGGAGTAGTGGGCATCCAAGCGCAGCTGAAGTAAGTATAATAAcctttactccgtaccagaAATCCAATATCTAGGTGAGCCGATGCAACGTCCTAGGCAGCGACTTGAGTACCACCCCCCCAACTTTCTTTTCCATCATATTAACGACGGATATGCGAATGAAAAATAGTTATTTTGCGCAGTCGATAGGACCCAAACCATGACCAGATTTCGTTCCAGATCTCCCGTTCGATTGAAGCTTTTTATCtccctcttccttttccttgtTTTCCTGGTCTACTTGCCGTCTCGTTGGCGCCGCTCAGCCGGGTCGCGTGCCACCGAATCACAGAGAATATCTATGCCCAAAAACTACTATCAAGAGCACTCAAAGTTCTGGAAAGCATTTCACCCAGTCCTCGTCGCGAACGATCCAAATTGCACATCCCCGGAACAATCGGAGAAGGCCAACTCCATACGTTTCGATCCAAATAATGCGGTGGAGCGTCCGGATTTCATCTCGATGCCTCAGGCGGACATCGAAATGATGAAGCTGATGCATAATAGCTTTGTGAATACGCTCATTGACCGGCCTCTCCATCCGTATTACGTACCCGGCACGCGTGGCCTTGTATCGACTGCGGGTGGTCCATTTTTACCGATCTTGACGATATCCTTGCGCATGCTTCGGCATTACGGTTCCAAATTACCGATGGAGGTATTTCTTGCTTCTGAGGAAGAGTACGAGCCGTATATATGCGAGCAAGTTTTTGCAGAATTAAATGCCAAATGCTTGATCCTTAACAGGATCCTCAGGCAGGTCCCTGGACCCATCGATATAAAACAATACCAATATAAACCGTTTGCAATGCTCTTCTCCTCATTTGAAGAGATGTTATTCTTGGATGCGGACGCGTTTCCTCTGCACGATCCGAAGACTCTATTTTCATCCGAACCTTTCCGTTCGTTCAAAATGGTTACCTGGCCCGATTTTTGGGCGTCTAGTGCTTCGCCGCTATATTACAAGATTGCATCACAACCAATTCCTTCAACGACAGTTAGAGCATCTACAGAATCCGGAGAACTCCTGATTTCCAAGAAGACTCACCAGAAGACTCTTATGCTTTCTACGTATTACAATTTTTACGGGCCGTCCCACTACTACCCCCTCTTCTCGCAGGGCGCAGCAGGAGAAGGAGATAAAGAAACGTTTATTGCCGCTGCTACGGCTGTGAATGAACCATTTTACCAAGTCAGTGAACCACTACGTGCGATTGGGCATAGGGCCGCCGATGGTGGAATGGATGGCTCTGCCATGGTCCAATACGACCCCGTAGAGGACTACCGGTTAACTAAGAAGGGGATATTCCGTGTCGCAAACCCTTCCGCAGCTCGTTCACCGAAACCGTTTTTTATTCACGCCAATTTCCCAAAATTCAATCCTGCAACGATTTTCGAAAAGCACGCCACTGATCCTGTTCGGGATCCCCAGGGTAATTACATACGTCAATGGACGATTCCAGAAGATACCATCGACGAATTTGAAGAGGATGTCGTGAAGCGGTTTTGGACCGAGATCAAGTGGGTTGCGTGTGAGCTTGAAGATAAATTCGAAAGTTGGAAGGATAAGAAAGGGATCTGCGACGGTGTGAAACGATACTGGGATGATGTGTTTGAAAAGAAGGGCTGAAAATAGAAACCCGTTGGTTGAATTGGATTTCTACTGGAAGCTCCAGCTACACCAAAGGCCGCGTTTGAGGACACTTAGCTTTTCGAAAGCTATACGCGTACCGCGAGATTTATCCCTGTTTGGCGTCGACACTCGGCAAGAAGCCTGGCCCTCGACGCCCCGGTCCTCAGCGAATCGTCCATACCTCCAGACGATGACCCGGGATTACTCTACGACAACTTGAAACAATACCCGAGCGTCAAGACATACTTCGTAAATTTTCCAACGTCGATGCAACTTGTGCGATCGATTGGGAAATAATGGATGTCTGAAAAGCGATCGCCGTTGAGGAAGAGTGGAGACTGCGTGTTCATACCACGGTCACATCCAGCGAAACAGTGCAGCGTGAGGCCCCCGATGTGGATCATTTTTGAATACGTGATACTCGGGCTGCTTGATGAGGGCGTATCCCTGTACAGTAGGGATAGGCCAGAATGGAAATTACTCGGCTTTTCACGCACAAAGAAAAAACAATACGATGAATACCTAGTTTACATTGAATTGAAGCTAATGTACACGATATAGATCTATCTCTATCTTAAAGTATCTCTTAATCCTACATATCCTACAGTATACATCAACCGGACAATTTTCCAGATTTACTAATTCGCACTCGCAGTGTGATTTCCTTCCTCATTATCCCATTCCACTTTGCTCAAGGCGTTTGCGAACAGCTCCCGACATGGTACTCTGCTTCCCAATCTTGCACATAGCAAGAATGCTCCGCTAAGTTTCCTATGAAGTGAATACGTCTCCTCGGGCGGCGGCGCCAATCTCTCTCTTAGCATCAAAGGAATCAACTCCTTTACCCGCTCTGTGATTGTTTGATCGCTGAAATCATATATATCAGGAGAACTCTCTCTAAACGGCTCGGCGAGCGTGAGGATGGAGTCGATGTGTGCGTTGATCATGGCTTGTGATTCGAAGCCCGTGAGATAGCCCAACTTGAGAGATAGCTCATGTAACATCTCGCGATCGTTGCGAGACGCGGCGAGTAAGATGCGGATATAGGTTATAATGAACGAGGCAGGGTACGCGCGTGAGGCGCCAAAATCAAGAAGTTCAAGCCGGTTGGTTTGAGCGTTGTAGAGAAAATTGGTCCAGTTCGGATCGGTTTGCATATATCTGAATTCGCAGATTTCGCGGAGGCAAAGGCGAAGGATTTGAGTTCCAATCCAATCTCGCTGGCCCTGAGTGAAATTTTGGATTTTGGTGACTGCTATGCCGTCCATGCGTTCCATGGTCAAGACCTGTTTGCCCGAGGCGTAGGTGACAATTTCGGGGACAAGGAACGTGGGCGTGTCGTCTTGGAGGAATTGCCTGAATTTTTGGCCGCATTCTGCCTCGCGAATGTAGTCGCATTCCCAAGCGAGCTCGATCCGCGCGTTTGCAATGGTTTTATCCAGATATAAACCCTTGGGTAGGAGGCGGGATGCGGTAAGTAGAATCGATAGGTTCTTTAAATCGGAATCAATGGAATCAGCGACACCTGGATATTGTACTTTCACTGCCACTCGTTGCCCAGTTTCTTTCAGTGTGGCGCCGTGAACCTGTCCTATGGACGCGGCAGCCATTGGGACCTCATCAAAAGTTGCAAACAAGTTTCTCCAATCAGATCCCAGATTATCGGTTAAAACCTTGTCCCGCTGCGAAGCAGGCATGTAATCGGCCCTGTCTTGGACACGCTGCAGGACCTCTTGGATCGTTGGGGGTAGCATCTTTGAATCTACCGCACGTATTAATATAATTAACCACATGACCAAGATTCGTGAATCTTAATATCCTACCTTGAAAACTAAGCATCTGTCCAAGTTTAAGGGCGGCGCCTCGCATTTTAGATAGCTTTGCCACAAGACGCTCTATATTTGCAGGATTAAGCAGCAAGGAGCCGGTGCTCGCCTCATCACTGCCAGCAACTCGACGTATGCTTTCGCCCATTATTCCGAATGCCATTGATGTTGCAAGACCGCCGTATTCCCACAGCCTTCCAAGGCGAGATGATGGTATGCGAGATTCTACCATTTGGTATTCTCGTTTTAAAGGGGTCTCATTCGCGTCTATCTAGTACGCTCAATCAGTCGACCAAACAACTAAACGTTTATAGTGGCAGCTTACTTTGGCTGTTTCTTCGTGGATTTCTTGAAAGTTTATCGGATTTTGGTCTTGTTCTGTGGGCTGAGCCGAAGCCATCGTTGCTAAATTCGACTTGGGCTCGACTGGACTACTAGCGGGATGGGATGCGCCTGTTGTGCGTTGCGCAGACGCAAATCCAGGGGCTAAAGGGCTCCTCCCGGACATCTCGTCAGAGACGAAAGATTTTCCACCGTGGCGATTCCGATATATAGAATTTGACATTTTCTGGCTTCGGAAGAGCTGCTTCACCATATCATCCGGGAGCTCCTCGCGGTTGACAGCATTTTCACTGTTTGTAGACCCCGTTACATTGCTAGTTGTAGTGTTACTCAAATCATCCAGTGGCTCTGTCGTCTTTGGAGCAGACCTTTCATCGCTTCCGATTTTTGGAGGCACTGCATCTTGTTTAGGCGCATATTCCGATTCGAACGCCTGGGTTGAACTTATTTTCACGCCCTCCTGCCCTTCGTCTAGCCCTTCACTATTTCTGATCTCGGGAGAATTTGAATTTTCAGCAAAATTCCTTCCATCCTCCGCTGTTGTAAAATCTTCCGCTCCCACATTAGCCCTTCCCGTGGCAGTGCTCGGTGACGAGTCGTCGAGTTTCCGCGCTAATTCAGTAGCTGCTTTGAGCGCAAGACCCAATCGATCTGACTGAGACTTGATCTCTTTTGTCAGCGACGACGTTCGTGCGTGGATATCGAGGTGCTTTCTCTGCAAAGCAAGGTGCTTTGCGGCGACATTGCGTGTGGCGTTGAGGAGCGTGATGGCATCGAGAAGACGACGCCCTGACATCGCAGAGATCTAACGGCAAACTCGCAAGCTATCACGTCAATTGCATTGTAATACCATCAATCAGTCGGAACACCCCAACCGTGCGACGGCAATTTTGTCCTGTGAGCGGCGAGATCGGATCATGTATCGGGCGGCCTGGAGCTAAGCTTTTTCTGCTGACCCGAGCCACGGCGGTGAATCCGGGCAATTTTAGCTCTGGAGAGCCTTACCAACCCGCATCCTTAGCAAGACAACACACTATAGGAAGTCCGCAGCACAGTTCACCGGATGACATGGCAATAGGGAAATCACGCGAAGAGCTTGAAAATGAGATTAAAGGTCTGGAACGCCAGCTAGAAAAGGCCATGACCCTTTTGAATCGACAGAATGAAGGCTCACTGCAAATTGCTGACGTCAATTCCAATGGTCCGTTTCATTTTGGAGCGTTTTCCTAAGTATATCACAGCTAAACAAACTTACGGAGCAGATTTTATACCGTCCATGTCCtcctctcactctctcttCCTGCTATCTGACTCGGCCCTTCCTCTTGGCTCCTTCGCCTACTCCAGTGGGTTAGAATCCTACATCCTTCACAACAAGCCCTTACCACCCAACACATCTCTGCTTGGCTCTTTTTACGATTTCCTCAGACTCTCGATATCCTCGATAGCAAGCACTACATTGCCTTATGTCCTCAAATCACATAGATATCCCGATCACCTCGAAACCCTTGACAATGATCTCGACGCCTCCACGCCATGTTGCGTGGCTCGCAGAGCGAGCGTGGCACAAGGTATGGCATTACTAGTCGTCTGGGAACGATCTTTCAAGGCCTCCTACGGAGCCGCCTCTTTCACAAATAACGCAGGCGGAGAAACCACCCGAGATCGACCCTCTGCTCATGCGCAGTTGGCATCTGCTGCTCTGCATTCGTTTTCAGAATTGTTGAAACAACCTTCAGCCGATGGGGATGAAGATCTGCTGAATGGGCATCCGAACGGCCATCTCGGACCTCTTTGGGGCGTGGTTTGCGCCGCTATGGGAGTGAATCTACGCCAGATGGCATATGTATTTATGCTGAATCATGCAAAAGCCTTACTCAGCGCCGCGGTGAGAGCGTCTGTTATGGGCCCCTATCAGGCACAAGAGATATTAGCTAGTCGAGCGTTGCAGAATTTAATTGTACAAAGAATTCAAAGGGAATGGGATGTTGAGCCGGAAAATGCTGGGCAGGTAGTTCCGGTCATTGACTTATGGTTGGGCCGGCATGAGCTTCTCTACAGCAGGATATTCAACTCGTGAGGTGTAAAGGAACATCCGCCCGAAGATCAGGGCAAGATAGAAAGCCGAATAATAGCATCCTTGATTGCGTCGAAGAATGATCAAAATTCGTACACACGCCAGTTGTATTTATGTACATCGTGTAAGCTAAACCCTAGGCCAACCCGACCGTCCCAATCGACGGAATACCCTGAACAGACCGCAAAACTCCAACAACTGCCTAACGGAGCCTAAGGCAAAACCGCCGGACCCAGAAGATAAACGCCACCTCCGCCTCATGAACTGCAGGAAAACCGCTGTGAAAAAACCCATGCTAAAGACGGCAAAAAAGCCCGCATTGTTTCCAGCGCCATCCGTTTCGAGATTGTTACCACGACAGGCCGAGTCTCCTCGTTCAACTCTCATGAAAGCGCCACGAAAGAAGGGGATAAACAGAACTAAAAGGTATTGTACAAAACGAGAATGTAAAGGCGAGCTT
This window harbors:
- a CDS encoding uncharacterized protein (EggNog:ENOG410PJGK~COG:S), which gives rise to MELSSHLLVSYSQLSQFSNYLAQRPKPTAMSNTKTIHVPHLGGIDAAYRISDPYDASKPTLILINSFTTSSELYDAQFSSPALLSKLNLLAIELLGHGQTRTECEHWTYWDTAIMNLQVMDALGIKRAFILGTSQGGWVTVRMALLAPEKIQGIIPLGTSMDSESPRSRALGCWDPIQPCADLINSWTSDTPTPDFSLTQSYCDFLIDAGFGANCPSEVRAFWSQTLQSKYRGNDGRKRIRMAAVNLRDRDTLHSRLWDIRCPVLWMHGTSDVVYSVANAEEEVKMFVNSPDARLIVVEGGQHFLSFSNPEEVERNVLEFVEKY
- a CDS encoding uncharacterized protein (EggNog:ENOG410PIQS~COG:G~BUSCO:9335at33183), translated to MGNTPSKPPGQPAQGPSAQWNDRKVNRRTSIQALSGSKSAAVDPSASKESATGQYSQRQQTPVHQRLQSRNIAESAGRGYDRLERRISRKEREDDTRDFPIHPKPSDTPEPARAVQVPTPASSQQYPYVGGYGPSVNTYYATPSHLSRPPRLPLPIGDAMSVPGSPITASGSLGATAAFDRAGIYPDKSGLSDTADDDDEVVDELEPFVTTGLNKAVSTTIEWRGGGEKVYVTGTFVNWARKFKLYKSEVENGLFSTTLKLRPGTHHLKFIVDGVMRTSDSLPTAVDFTNHLVNYIEISPDEMPASRGSDKPPKVVIPPGLYPPQVLPDSLPVEEPEKEPEEEIPLGDFRTIIPPVLIDIDTEESTPGYTQAANIINDFPAPPMLPMFLGRSILNSSTPMKDDNSVLNYPNHTVLNHLATSSIKNGVLATSVTTRYKRKYVTTILYKPTGHE
- a CDS encoding uncharacterized protein (CAZy:GT71~EggNog:ENOG410PHW7~COG:G~BUSCO:5015at33183), giving the protein MTRFRSRSPVRLKLFISLFLFLVFLVYLPSRWRRSAGSRATESQRISMPKNYYQEHSKFWKAFHPVLVANDPNCTSPEQSEKANSIRFDPNNAVERPDFISMPQADIEMMKLMHNSFVNTLIDRPLHPYYVPGTRGLVSTAGGPFLPILTISLRMLRHYGSKLPMEVFLASEEEYEPYICEQVFAELNAKCLILNRILRQVPGPIDIKQYQYKPFAMLFSSFEEMLFLDADAFPLHDPKTLFSSEPFRSFKMVTWPDFWASSASPLYYKIASQPIPSTTVRASTESGELLISKKTHQKTLMLSTYYNFYGPSHYYPLFSQGAAGEGDKETFIAAATAVNEPFYQVSEPLRAIGHRAADGGMDGSAMVQYDPVEDYRLTKKGIFRVANPSAARSPKPFFIHANFPKFNPATIFEKHATDPVRDPQGNYIRQWTIPEDTIDEFEEDVVKRFWTEIKWVACELEDKFESWKDKKGICDGVKRYWDDVFEKKG
- a CDS encoding uncharacterized protein (EggNog:ENOG410PG8X~COG:S~BUSCO:2725at33183), with translation MSGRRLLDAITLLNATRNVAAKHLALQRKHLDIHARTSSLTKEIKSQSDRLGLALKAATELARKLDDSSPSTATGRANVGAEDFTTAEDGRNFAENSNSPEIRNSEGLDEGQEGVKISSTQAFESEYAPKQDAVPPKIGSDERSAPKTTEPLDDLSNTTTSNVTGSTNSENAVNREELPDDMVKQLFRSQKMSNSIYRNRHGGKSFVSDEMSGRSPLAPGFASAQRTTGASHPASSPVEPKSNLATMASAQPTEQDQNPINFQEIHEETAKIDANETPLKREYQMVESRIPSSRLGRLWEYGGLATSMAFGIMGESIRRVAGSDEASTGSLLLNPANIERLVAKLSKMRGAALKLGQMLSFQDSKMLPPTIQEVLQRVQDRADYMPASQRDKVLTDNLGSDWRNLFATFDEVPMAAASIGQVHGATLKETGQRVAVKVQYPGVADSIDSDLKNLSILLTASRLLPKGLYLDKTIANARIELAWECDYIREAECGQKFRQFLQDDTPTFLVPEIVTYASGKQVLTMERMDGIAVTKIQNFTQGQRDWIGTQILRLCLREICEFRYMQTDPNWTNFLYNAQTNRLELLDFGASRAYPASFIITYIRILLAASRNDREMLHELSLKLGYLTGFESQAMINAHIDSILTLAEPFRESSPDIYDFSDQTITERVKELIPLMLRERLAPPPEETYSLHRKLSGAFLLCARLGSRVPCRELFANALSKVEWDNEEGNHTASAN
- a CDS encoding uncharacterized protein (EggNog:ENOG410PM87~COG:O) is translated as MAIGKSREELENEIKGLERQLEKAMTLLNRQNEGSLQIADVNSNDFIPSMSSSHSLFLLSDSALPLGSFAYSSGLESYILHNKPLPPNTSLLGSFYDFLRLSISSIASTTLPYVLKSHRYPDHLETLDNDLDASTPCCVARRASVAQGMALLVVWERSFKASYGAASFTNNAGGETTRDRPSAHAQLASAALHSFSELLKQPSADGDEDLLNGHPNGHLGPLWGVVCAAMGVNLRQMAYVFMLNHAKALLSAAVRASVMGPYQAQEILASRALQNLIVQRIQREWDVEPENAGQVVPVIDLWLGRHELLYSRIFNS